cttcccAAGCATCAccctggcagcccagctgccacGCTCCCTCTGCCAGCATCTATCCCACCCTCCGGCTGTGCTGAACGATTTTCCCAGCACTTCTCTTCTCCCACGGGACCTGACCCGAGCTGGGGGAAGGACAGCAGCCGAGGCGAGCGCTTCCAGCAGCTCGTTACTATTCTAGGAAAGGTAGGATCCTGCCATCTTCCCATTAAGTCATCTCCTCCTCGACCCGGTGAGGCAGTTTCCATAGGAGCCACCCTCTGTCCCAAGTGAtggaagtttttatttttatctggcTTATTTTATGCACTTCCCTCCTTCATCATTGGCCTGGGCAGTGAGTTTGGGTCATTAGCCTCAGCTCAAGCTCATTCCCTGTCGTTGCTCAGCTGTCCCCTCCATCAGACTCATCTCTAGCTCTatgagcagaaggaaaagtcCAGGGGTAGAAGCAGCACAACAGAACAGAGatgaacaaaggaaaagaaacccagcTTAGATAAAAGTGATTATaggaattggggaaaaaattttaaaaaggcactGGATGAGTAAAACATAAAATCAAACAGCGCAGAAAAATTGATTCCAAAAGTAACACAGTGCCATTATTAGGGGTCTTTTTCATTTGAGGCTGGTTTGGTCCAGACCCCTCAGCAGAGGTCACTGGCAGCTATCACATctctattattattttattttttccgTCCctctcagccacagcagccagaggcTCCCTGGGGACATGCACATCACAGGGAGCAAACCCCACACTTTGTAAAAACCCAGCCAGGGGATCAAACAAGGCATGTGTCAGCACAGCAGATGGACCTGGGCCAGGTCTTTCAGGGACACGGCTCCATGGCCatgagctgggaagggagaacTCGCTCTCCTCAGGCAGCTCCACGGCAGCTCACACGAGCCTGAGGGAGCTGCGTGGGCATCTGTGGGCAgtctctgccctgctggcagaggCCAGCAGCAATTAAGGTGTTGCACAACTCTCCTCTGGAAGACAGAGTAGATATGAGCGCTGCTGGGCGCTCTGTGCCAGAGGGAGGTGGGGTTTTGTCTGTGTAGGGACACCAGGGTCCCACAAACCAGCAGGACCAGGTGATCTTCCAGGGGTTGGATGCCCAGAAAACTTTTGGAAATGCCAAGATCAGGAGTGCCCCCATTCcatttttgggatttggaagCTAGGCAAAACAATTCACTTCCATGGAGATGCTGCTGGTGAACAAGGAGCAGGACTGAAACCTTGGGAAGGAaactgtgctggagcaggaggctgtTCCCATCCTCCAGCCCAGCTTCTGACTGtaagagcaggagagctgcGGGAGATAGTACTGTGTAGCcatcctccttctccagctATTCCCCTCTCACTGGAGAGATCCTCCTCGCCTCCCTTGAGACAGTAGTGGGAGTGTAGGGTTCTCCTGGAGAGCACCTGTaggagggaagcagggacagcacctTCCCATCACCTCCCAAAGGTCAGCGAGTGAAAAGAAATGTCTCATCACACCCCATTTCCTTGCGTCGTCTACCAGACTGAAATTGTGTCACCATTAGGTGCAATTACCTAGAAAATTAAGATAGCAGGACTTTTGCTTTTACCCAAGAATAAGGAGCTATTAAATTGTACACCAAGTTTTAGAGCTGCCTCAAAGCCACCCCAGACCAGGCAGTTTCTCCTAATCTCTCCCATCCCTCTGCTTTGGGATGACCCAGCCCAACACTTCCAGTTTCTCACAGGTCCAAGGTGCTAAAAACCTCACACCAGTCACTTCTCATGCTCTCCCCAAAAACGGGTTCACAAGGTTCAGCCAGATATCCCAGGCTGCATTTCACAGCACACAAACATCTTTGACTTGCCAGAGATGCAAACCCCAGTTGAAAAGTTCATTAATTAGGAGCAGAGAAGCCTCTAGTGAATCTTCCAGCAagaagcagggggaaaaaaaaaattcccccacAATTCAGTCTAATTACAATGCCTTGGGGCGCTCCACTCACTGTGAAGCTGAGGCCAAACTTTTCTCCCCACCCCTAACAGCAGGAACTTTAACCCAGTTATAGTTTTACTGATAAtgaaagggaacaaaaaaaaaccaaactggtATTTATCATTTGAACTGTTCTGCAAGTAACAGCAAAGAAGAGGGACAGAAACACTTCTTGCAAAGCAGTAGCTGTGTTCTACTGGGTAAAATCTCACTCGCACAGCCCCAATCCAGATCTGTAAGCAGGCAATGCTGGAGGCCAGCGCTCAGCCCAGCTGTACCACAGGCCTGGTCAGACTgcacccagctgctcctctgggattTAGCAACCGCTTTCCACCCACAGACAGTGACTCTGCACATTAGGTACTTTCAGAGCAAGACCTCAAATACCACGGCAGCTCCGGTCCTGAGGAGAAGAGCCTGCAGCCAGAAGAGCAGTAGGAGCACCTGGAAGATCCCGGGAAGGACTCCAGACACCCTGACATAAGTTCCctttcttccccagctcccagaaGAGCAGGACACCAACCCATCCCAAGCCTCTGGCGAGGCTGGGTGGATCCAGCCGCAGACATGCGGAACCacaccccagctgctgcctgccctcctccccctcGAGCCAGTGGGGCACAAACAGGAACTAGGCTCATACAGTCGAAAATATTTAATACGTGTTGTACACgtagaaattacattttatacAAAACATGATACATCACTGAAGGAGAACACTGTACAAAATTCCCTACAGGAGCCCCAAGCCTTTATACAACAAAGACCGGGAGTTAGCAAGCCTAACAAACAGGCTCAAGGACTTTCCATCAGAGCGTCTGTAAACTTCATTCCTCTCaataaacacttttaaaaagcaccaTGTAATAGTTCTGACCTAAACCTTTCCAAAATAGACACTTTATTTAATAAACTTAATACTTTCCAAGCTTAAAATATCACCCGCTGGGGGCGCCCCTGGGGTAGGCGGCAGCCGAGGAGCCTCCCCCGGGCGCCGGGGAGGGCGGCGGCTCTGCCGGGAAGGGGAATTCCGGGAGGGCAGGACCGGGGGCGCTCCCAGGGCGGGTGTCGGCAGCTGGGACCCGGCGGGGAACGGGGAAgtgctgccgctgctgccccGCGGTCCCTCCCGTGCGGCGGCGCAGGGCGCCTGGTCTGGCCGGCGCCGGAGCCCAGCGGCGCTCGGTGGGTGTCACCTCCGGGCCCCCCGGCCCGCGGCGGGGAACCAACCAGTCTCTGCGGCCGGGACATCAGAAGGCCACGATGGCCGTGCTCCAAGGGTTGAGGGTCCGCAGCACCGGCTCGTCGCAGCATATCTGTCCCGGCTCGGCCGCCGCCTCGGCGGGCGCTGGGCCTGCCGCCGCCTCGCCGCCGTCCAGAGGCGGTCGCCGGCGGCCCTTGGGCTCCTTGCTGAGCAGTCCCGAGAAGCTGGAGCCGAAGATGCTGATGAGGCTGGCCACGTTGCCCGTCTCCATGTCCTCCTGCTCGCCCGGCGGCGAAGGCGGCGGTGgtggcggcagcggcggcggctcctcTTCCTCGCGGCGGGGCTTCTTCACCGGGGAGCCCGCCTGGCCGCGCTCGCCGGCGCTCCGCTTGCGGGGGCAGTGCGGCGGCGGGGAGGCCCCGGCGCAGCCCCCGCGGTTCTCGCCGCAGCAACAGCGCTGCGGCCGGGGGCCCTGGCAGTCCCTCCCCGCCTCGTCCTGCGGGGGCGGCGGCTCCTCGGCCGCCCAGGCGGCGGTGCGGGGCGGCGGCTCCTCCTCGGGGTgcccggcggccgcggggggcGGCTCGGGCGGGTAGCCCGGCTCGCTCAGGTAGACCTGTCGGGCGCTGCGCAGCACCAGCGACACCAGGAGGTTCTTGTGCAGCTTCAGGCCGCCGCGCTGGCCCCGCGCGCTGTAGATTTTGCCTAGTGAGATGCTGACGATGCGATGCGCCTCCAGCTTGAACTCCATGGGGAAAGCAGGTGGGcgaaggggggggggggggtaaataaaaatttttttaaaaaccaagcaATTAAAGCTCCGGGCCGAGCGGGGATGCGCGCTTCACTCCAGCTCCGCACACCGCCCCTTCGCGCCGCAGACTGAGCGAGCCCACGCGCCCGCCCGCCTTTTATACCGCCCCCGCCTCGGCCAATCAGGGCCCGCCGCCGGCCGCTCCAACCGCCGGCTGGCCCCCGCGCGCGCGCGCCGACCAATGGCGGCGCAGGGCAGCGCGTTCGAAAGCTCGCCCCGCGGAGAGGGCTCTTAAAGCGGCAACGCCAGCGCGCCGCGCGGGGTGGGGCCCACAGCGGCACCCCCGGCTCGCTGCACCCCATGCGGGCAGCGGGGGGAATTTTGAATTTGGAAAGCCATTGAAACATtccttgcagagaaaaaaaaccaaacaacaaacggaacaaaacaaatcaaacccaTCGCAGCCTCGCTTTTGTCAGGTTGGGAATGTTTCCCACAATTTCAGCCCCTTGTCTGGGATCCTATCGTCCTAGTGAGGAGCTGGTGGTGGTGATGGCTGGAGGGCAAAGTGTGTCTGTGAGGATTTCAGGGAAAATCTGGTCTGATGTGGAGCAGAAAGTTGTGCTTGCCCAGCTGCCACATGGAATTCTGCTCCAGGGGTCTGGCAGTGAAGCTCCCAGAAAGCCCAGGGCAGAGACAAGATCCACAACAGGACTGGGAAGAGCTACAGGGGAGGACAAATAGGGCATCTCCAAGCGTGTTGGGGACCATGGCAAACTGGAGCACCTTGTCTGGGAACTGGAACATCACTGGGCTGTAGCTGTGAAAGTGGTGGCAGGATCAGCAGGGtggctgggggacacaggggatgACACAGTCACCCCCAGACACAGCCTCAGGCACCAGCAAAGCCTCTGAGAAAGGCTGGAAGGTGTTTCAGAGCCTGGAGTGCAGACCCTCCTCCTTCTACCAAGGACTAACCACCATTTGCAAGCAGAAAAGAAGTGCAAGGGCCTAAAATTAAGGAAGTTCAATGTGCTGCCCCAGAGTATCAGTTTCCATTCCCAGTTGACACATAACTTGCTTCCATCCCTTTTTTCCCAGGGGATGAATCTACAGACTGCCCCAAAGGAAAGCCACAGGCTGTCATGATGTTTTGTTGGCCTGTAACCCTGTCCTGGCATTCTAGAAGGACAAAAGGGTGGCTGGTCAcagaagtaacaaaaaaaaaaggtgaagatgAGGCCACACCAACACATAGTTGACATAGCAAGAgccttctcaaaaaaaaaaaaaaaaaaaaaacaaaccaacaaacccacgcTCAGGACAAATGTATGTTTTCCTCCTGGTCAAACAGAGATGGAAAACCTCAAATGCCATTCTCTGGGTGTCAGACACAACAGCATGTCAGCCTGGGTGTTGACATCTCAAAATGCCCAACCTGCTCCACCAAACCTGCCGTGATCCATCTGAACTGACCGGACCGGGGCACACTCAGCCACACGGCCAAAACAGCCAGGCCCAGCTTCCCCCACAGACAAAAAGTCCCAGAGGCAGAAGGTCCCAGCTTagcccacagcagggagagcctgTCCTGGCCGCAGGGAGCGGGGCTGTCCCCTCCACACCCAGCGTGGGAGGCTGGAGGGACGCGAGCTCCAGCGGTGGGAACTGAGGCTCTCCTGACCTGCCAAACCTGCTTCCCGCACCTCAGGGGCCAGCAACACCCTGTCCTAAGCCCTCGGGTCAGCCTAACCAGCCAGGGCAGGTCTGGGCTGGCATGCCTGGGACTGCAGTCACAGTTCTTCACCCACATCTGCCCACCaccaggggtggcacagggctggctgtgcccctggaAGATccatcagcagctctgggactgctGTTTGCCAGATTTTGGCACTTTCATCTTCAGCAGAGGGTCTGAAAGTCAGATTTATATATCTCAACCGGGCATATCCCAACTCAAAGACCAAAAACAGCAGTGCAAAGTCACCACaccagctgggaaaagcccCGGGCAGGTGGAGGAGGCAGAGCGTGGGAGCTCTGTGGGGTGAAGATGCCTGGATCTGAGCAGACTGACCTGTTCTGCTGCTCACCACCTCACCCTGATGGCATGAGGCACCACTTCTCTCCAGTCTCTGCCTTTTGGTCGCTACCCTGCCTGGGAATAGGcggcccagcagcccctcctggctctggccagggaatagcaggatggggatgggaactGAATGAGCCCTCATCCGTCTTAGTGCTCAGACAGAGCACcggcagggaggagcagaggtgcACAACGTCGGGCAGCAGAGCTGATACCCAGCACCACGAGTTTCACCCACCAGCACCATGCCTGCTGTCAGGCACAACCACCAGCACGGTATTCCTGAGGCACCAAAGCCCTGCCTCGACACCTGCCTGCTCTCCGTGCCCTTTGCAGATGAGGTCatggtttttcctttcccacaaCATCTCATCTCAGAATCAGGGTCCAGGACATTTGCCAAAGCAAAGGTGCATGCACACTATATTAATATGCATACCATTATCTAAAGTGGGCTGTTTCACAGACACATTTCATTTCCGCCTCTGGGAATGACCCAGAAACTAGGCTGGCTTTAGCTTGTGTGCCAAAGCgatctttttcatttgttttctagCAGGATCTACCTTGAATGGCAATCATCCCTGGGGGGGGGAATCCACGGAATTCTCAGGCGGGAGAGTCCGAGCAGCAGCACGGGCAGAGGCAGCGCCCACAGCCGGTTGAAGGCAGTATTTTGGCGGCAGCCCTGCCGCTCCCTCTCAGGCTGATGTCATGCTTTAGTAACTTTGAGGCAGAGTCACATGGCAGCTTCTGAGGTCAGCGCCTGGGGTGGCTTTGTCTGCTTTCCTTGTGCCTGCCCCGAGGCTCCTGCCCGCGCCCGGAGCGGCCCCGCTGGCGGTGACCCCGCTGGGGCTGCCCGCTGAGCACGGCGGTCTCCTGCTGTCCACGGCTCGGCATCCCCGTGGTTCCCACAGCCGAGCACAGCTGGATGCACCCTCTGTCCTTCCATCTGCCCGCGGGGGCAGGGACATcgccccagccctgggggtcagggggATATACGGGAGAAGGAGGCGGAGGGAAAGGGTGTGACCGGCCGTTCTAATCTCCTCATGTGATCCAGCGGGCTCGGAAAGGCTTTGACGAACAATTAACAATCCTCCGTCTCAGCTGCTGTTTCCCGAAatagctctggcagcagcaggaggaggaggagaaggaggaggagtaAGGGGGCGGCCGGGCTGGCTGGCAGACAGAGGTGGCCTCTCCGCCAGCCAAGCTGCGGCCGGCACGGTGGCCAGGAGGCAGCCCCGGTGGGCcacctggaaaggaaaacaatgcgACATAAAAGCAGCtcgagggagggagggagggaggaagcagTTTGTGGTACGGCTAATAATTGCAGAGGGCTGCGCACATACCACCGGCTTTTTTGGAGGCGTTTCAATTCAGAGCAGAGGAGGTCGGCGCCGGCATGCTCGCTGGGGATTCGTGCGGTCGCATCTtggccgggagcggcgggggatGCTGGGGTAGCCCCGGCTCCGGCAGTACCGCGGTTCTGCCGCCCCCCGAGCCTGCCTGAGCCCAGTCCTGTCCCGGCCCGGCCATCTGGCTCCCAGCGTGGCCACCCCGCGGAATGAGGATGTGGTTAGCGAGATCCCGTTCCAACAGCGGCGCCTGACCCTCTCTCAGCCCCGCGCCAGCTCCTCGCTGTCGTCAAATGTGCGGCCCAGGCCCCAGGGGGAAGCCAGATGCAGTAAAGAGGTGGAAAACCCTCCAGCTAGGCTGGACGGTGAAACTCGGGTCTCCTCGAAGCACACGCTGAAGTCATCCATCACCggctgtcccagtgccactACCGTGCATCGATGCCTCTCTCTTCTATTCTGTGAAAAACGtcaatcacttgtttttaaaattttcaaaaagtttaatagtaataaaatggttataaaaatagtaatatcattagagtaataaaaatttggacaaatAGGATTTAGGACAAAacgagacaataaaaacaaagagttacggATGGTCCGGGTACCTTTTTCTGGACAAAATAAGCCCGAAAAAGGACACaagttaacagaggattaacccttaaaagcaatagcctgTTGCATAGTCATACACTTCATACATGATGCACAAATTCtattcaaacaaaggattctgtctggtcagtgtcaacttcttcctctgTATCCTAACGGTGTCTTCAGGGCTGAGCGAGGCGGGAAGAAgtttgtttcttctgataagggagccataaattctttttctctgaaagatttaggtgtcctgtggctgctatctcgCTGCAAGTCCGTTCTTTTAATAAAGTATCTTACATACCATAGCTTCTATTTTAACATcatgttataacctaaaactatatttaacatactacttaagaaaattaatacagcataactttctaacataacacatataatatttattttaatatttgtaaaaagccaatcataaaatactcatttttcaCATATTCAGACCAGGATCCATGAGTTAAACCCTTCCTGAGAGGAGGGTGGGAGCAAATCCATCAGAAGCCCCTCACCAGCGGTGCTGAGGCAAAACCCTTCACACCAACAGCTGCCTGGAGCAAAAACAGAACTTCAGGACAGCCAAAGCCCCTGGGAGATCCAGGCACGTCCCCAGTGATTGCTGATGTAAACAAAACAGGACAGGGAGGAACATTTCCAAAT
This sequence is a window from Motacilla alba alba isolate MOTALB_02 chromosome 8, Motacilla_alba_V1.0_pri, whole genome shotgun sequence. Protein-coding genes within it:
- the IER5 gene encoding immediate early response gene 5 protein, with the protein product MEFKLEAHRIVSISLGKIYSARGQRGGLKLHKNLLVSLVLRSARQVYLSEPGYPPEPPPAAAGHPEEEPPPRTAAWAAEEPPPPQDEAGRDCQGPRPQRCCCGENRGGCAGASPPPHCPRKRSAGERGQAGSPVKKPRREEEEPPPLPPPPPPSPPGEQEDMETGNVASLISIFGSSFSGLLSKEPKGRRRPPLDGGEAAAGPAPAEAAAEPGQICCDEPVLRTLNPWSTAIVAF